In the Orcinus orca chromosome 19, mOrcOrc1.1, whole genome shotgun sequence genome, tgcaggatcttagttcccagaccagggatagaacccatgacCCCtccattgggagcgcggagtcaaccactggactgccggggaagtcgtCGCCTGGCTTTTGGGAAAAGCAGACGAGAAGGTAGTGTCAAAGTGTTACCGAACCCAGGTCCGGCTGCTCGCCGCTCGAAAGCCAATTcttttttggagcacaggctccggacgcgcgggctcagcggccatggctcacgggcccagccgctccgcggcatgcaggatcttcccggaccggggcacgaacccgtttcccctgtatcggcaggcggactctcaaccactgcgccaccagggaagcccacaaagccAATTcttgagagacaagtgttggtaggaaaggaaaggttgcttCAGAGGCTGGCAACCGGGGAGAGGGTGGAGTCCTGTCCGAGAACTCCCGATTGCTGTTCAGGGGACAGGGGCTTTTAAAAGGGAGTTTCAGGGTTATATAggcggagggagggagcagaacaGCATAGTCAGTTCTGACAGTCAGCTTGAAACCAGTAATgtggtctgatcagcgtcatcttgGTCGTTTTAAGTACGGTTAATCTTTAGTTCCagggtttgttcccatttctttgaggccagttctagGAATTGTGTGAAGtggagcagcttatgtcatggcttcAATTTGGCCATCATGTAGTCATCctcctccacctggtgggggcttcagtagctgcaaaacagctcacaggatacAGCTCAGAATGTTATCTATAGAACTTAAGGacgaactaaaggtccttgactatgcttaaggactaaactattattatctggtctcctttgttttcctctatttctgcattttttcacttctgattaaacttattctttggctaaagtttttccacagagaaaaggcaggctgaggacatggggggcaaggaccatagggtcctgctcagtttcaaaagGACCCGCGTGGGGGACACAGGGAGCCGACACTTGCGTTCCTGGGGGCCCTTGGTGTGTGGGGGGGAACTGCACCCCTCCGTCAAGTGCAGGGGCATCTGGAGGTGCTTCTGCCCCGACAGCCCCCCACACAGGCGCTCCGGCACCTCTGAGCTCCTAAGGGCCCTAGAGGAGCTCCTCAACGCATCCGCAACCTTCCATGACCGCTTCCATCACGATGCGGATCGCCACCTGCCTGAGACAAGAGGCTTGAAGCTCCCGGCCTAAGCACCAGCAGAAGAACTTGCTTGAAGCAAGCCCAGGGAGCTCAGTGACAGCCCCGCCCCTCACCCTCCTCGGCCCGCCCCTTCCGCCCCCTGGGGCGGGGCTAAGAGCGGCTTGCCCCGGAAGTCCGGAACTGAGCCGGAAATTAAGCGCCGCTGGGCGCTGCTCCTCCCTCCTTCGGCGCGCGACAGCGTCCTGGTTTTCCGCGCCCCAATTTGGATGTTCACTCCCAACTCTTACGAGGTACTGTGTCCCCACCCCATTTCCCCAGCCCAATTTCAGCTGCAAATTACTGCAGAACCTGAACCGAGGAAAGGAACCTATTTCCCGCTCCGGTCTGCCCCTCTCCGGACCCGGCGAGGCCCAGGTGAGGTTCTCGCCCGCTTTCCAGCCTCACCTTCCACACTCCCCTGCCCGTCCCCCGGGGTTCCTCCGCCGCCCGACCATGGCCCAGAAGCCGAAGGTAGACCCCCACGTCGGCCGGCTGGGATACCTGCAGGCGCTGGTCACGGAATTCCAGGCGACCGAGAGCCAAGGTGAGAGCGGCAGGGTGGGGAGCAGGGTACCAGGCAGGGGTCTGGCCGCGATCGCCGCCCCGGACCTGGCTCCAGTGCCGCTTTTCCACTGCAGACGCCAAGGAGCAAGTACTGGCCAACCTCGCCAACTTCGCCTATGACCCCAGTAACTACCAGTATCTGCGGCAGCTGCAGGTCCTGGACTTATTCCTCGATTCACTGTCGGAGGAGAATGAGACCCTGGTGGAGTTTGCTATTGGTAAGGATGGGGCCGCTCTCCTAGATACCTGATGGGCTGTAATGAGATAATGAGTTAGAAGTGCGTTGTTGGGAAAGGAATCTCTTAGGCAGTCGCTCAGCTGCGAAGGCAGACTTTCGCGATGTCTGTGCCGCCTCCGCGGTTCACACGTTGTCCACGTCACGGCTCGCTTGAATCAGGTTTGGAACTCTTTCTTAGGACCCCCTCTGCCTGTCTAGCTTCCCTCCCGCTTAGAGGTGAGATCGAAAATGAGGGAATGGTTTGAAGCCCCATTGGAGGGGAAAATGTTGAGTGccctttttaaacatctttgacTTAATGTTTTaacatcgggacttccctggcggtccagtggttaagtctccgtgcctccactgcagggggcacgggttcaatccctggatggggaactaagatcccacatgccgtggggcacagccaaaaaaagttTTACCATCAAGAGAAGTAGCGGTGACTTGGAATGGCTTGTGACTCCTGTAGTTGTTATGGTCTAAGACCTACTGAATTATTCACTGGACAGATATTTATTGGACGTATATTGTGCGAGCAAGGTATTGTTCTAGATGTTGGAGAGATGGCGAACAAGTTGGGCAAAGGGTCTTtgccctcaaggaatttacattctagtaggGGGAGACAGATGGTTGACAAACAAGAAAGCTGAGgctctgaagaaaataaacagggtGATGAGAGAGagcaaggggagggaggggctacTTCTTATTTGGCCATCATGGGAAGGCACAACGTGGGCAAAGACTCtagcagagcttccctggtggcgcagtggttgagagtccggggacacgggttcgtgccccggtccgggaagatcccacgtgccgcggagcggctgggcccgtgagccatggccgctgagcctgtgctccgcaatgggagaggccacaacagtgagaggcccgcgtaccgcaaaaaaaaaaaaaaaaaaaaaaaaaaaaagactctagaGCAGGAGGAGCCAGAAGGAACGCTGATGTGGCACCATTGTGTTGAGTGAAGCAGAGAGTGGTACTAAGTGAGGTTATAGAGAGCTCACGGCACCAGAGTTTACAGGGATTCAGGTCTCGGCATTGGGAAAGAGTTTGGAGTTTATTCTGAAGGCAAACCAACATTGTTTTTTCAGCatgcatctttaaaaaagaacatttctctACATAGTGAATCTTATctacatagagaatgaacttaatAATTCCATTATCACCAAATACCCAGTTAGGCCAACTTCTCTAATAGGTCCCAAAAggacattttgttgttgttgttttgtataaaccaggatccagtccaggatTCATGCACTTAATCTGGTTCTTACGTTCCTTAGatctcaatctctctctttttaaataaactttgtattttagaacagttttagaaaaattgcaaagatagtacagagttcccatatatgcCACACCTAGTTTCCTCATTGTTGTcgtcttacattagtatggtacgtttgttacaattaataaacCAATATCGATGCATTATTATTAACTCAGGTCCATACTCTATTCAGATTTGTTTAGTTTTTCCCTAATAATCCTTTTACTCCTCCAGGATTCCATCCAAGATACTgtgttacatttagttgtcatgtctccttaggctcctctgggctgtgccagtttcttagactttcccttttttctggatgaccttggcagttttgaggagtactggtcaggtattttgtaggttTTCCGTCAGTTggggtttgtctgatatttttctcatgattagagtGGGctatgggttttggggaggatGACCACAGAGGTAAACGGTAAAAGGCCATTTTCATTTACATCATATCAAGGGCATatgctatcaacatgacttatcactgttgatattaaccttgatcacctggatgaagtagtgtttgtcaggtttctccactataaagtcactctttttatttatttatttatttattggccataccttgtggcatgtgggatcttagtgccctgaccagggattgaacccatgccccctgcattggaagcatggagtcttaaccactggaccgccagggaagtccctgaagttaCTCTTtatcctcccccttcctccctttccataTGGTGCTGTTTGGAAGGAAATCACAGCATCAATTatcttatatctttttttaatataaatttatttatttttgacttcttttgggtcttcgttgctgcacgcgggctttctctagttgcggtgacgggggctactcttcgttgtggtgcgcgggcttctcactgcagtgacttctcttgttgcggagcatggcctcttggcacgtgggcttcagtagttgtggcacgtgggctcagtagttgtggctcgtgggctctagagctcaggctcagtagctgtggcccacgggcttagttgctctgcggcatgtgggatcttccaggaccagggctcgaacctgtgtcccttgcagtggcaggcggattctcaaccactgccccaccagggaagcccatcttatATCTCTTTTAATCATTAATAGACTCTTTTTTCCTAACACTAATTGTTGAAGGATCCAGACCAGCTCTGCAGAACGTCTCACCTTCTGAATTGTCTAGTTGCCTCTTTATGGTGTCATTTCATTTGTTCCTGTAACTGCTTTATTTCCTGTAACTTAGAAATTAGATTGAAAACTTTTCTAGAACCAAgtaacacacttttttttttttcctgaatacatccTGGGCAAATgtgatttaaatttttgaaaggcCATCCAGGTCTGCCTCTAATTTGTGGTATCTGGGACTCCTCTTACTACGACAGGCCTCACACATGTGTGGACATCCCAGCTTCACTCACAGCCCCACAAACACTTGCCTGGTGGCCACTCATTGGACTTCGGCGTGTGCACACAAACAGTGGGGTTCACCGCCGGGAGTCAGGATGCAGGAAAGAGGCCCATGCAGCTGGGGGAGCAGGTTTAGGAACTGGAGCTCTGGGTATGGGGGAAGAGGGATGGGCTTTGGGCAGGCTCCCTGGACTCTTCAACCTATGGAGAGGGCCAGAGTGAGGCCCTCGAaacctgggctgggggcaggagccCCGGTTGCCCAGGTCTAAGGGTGGGAATAGCTCATGTCTCTGCCCCTCTGGAAGATTATTATGCTGAATAAATATCGTGAAAAATTGGTCACTTTAAGATTTTCTCCAGTGTTAGTACTCCATCTCCTTCCTTTTTGGAACTCTGCTCCCCAGCTTCTGCCGCCTGAGTGGTGACAGTGACCCCTGCAGAAGCCCGTGGCTAGGCCTCCACCTGAGAGGGATACAGCTCCTTCAACTCAAGCTCTTGACTCTGGAGAAACCTTTGCTGAAAAGAGCAGTCACCCAGGCAAGTTTTACAGGATCAGGAAGCAACTTTCCCGAGGCAGGAACACTCTTGAGTTCCTGGCCCACTGAGCTGGGAGCTTTGCCAGAGATCAGGGCTGGGCCTGGGTTCTTGCCCTCCTGGGCAGCTTCCCAGAGTGGGTGACCAAGCCCTGGACCTGGAGTCCACGGTCCCCACTTCTCCACTTTGTAGCCAGTCTTTGTGGATGAGTCCTGTCCCTTCACTGAGCCTCATTTCCTCACCTGAGCCTCGTCTGCCTCGCAGGACTGTTGCGGGGAGCGGAGCGTGTGCGCGTGTCTGTCTCCGTGAAGGTATCGATACTTTGTCTAGAATTGTTGGTATCATCACCAGTTTTACTTTTCACAGCcactgtttccttctctttttcttctccttcccaacGTCCCCAATCCCCAGAGCAGCAGCTTTCTTAGCATTGAATCCCTCCGTGGGGTCCTCTGGAGATTAAAATCCTCTCGTATTTATTGCGCATAACTTAAAAGGAGAGTCCCAGTGGTGCTTAGAAGCCGATTTTGTTActcttgctgtttcctcttctgttaacGTCTGTGCTGCTAAATGGGAAACACTGTCGGTGCTTATTCTGTGCTGGGCTTTGTAGCTTTGAATCTTTTGTCTCTGATGGCAGATCTGAGATGGTGAATCTCCATGAGATCAGAGTGCCTTGCTTACCTTTGTTACGTCTTGAATGCCTAGGCCTTTTGGCCTGGGACGAGGATGGGGCCGGGGAATGTGCGCAGTCCCGGACATGACTTCGTGCTGCAGCCCTGAGTGCGTTTGGTTCTGGAATAACTGCCGGGTTAGATGGCCCATGGCCATGGTTTGGCAGAACCAAAACCAATGTTGGTTTGTTGGCAAGGAATATAGAGAGTTTGGTAAGAGTGGGGCTTTGGGGTCAGgcaggcctgggttcaagtcctcaCTCCCCGACTTAACTCTGGGCATGTGATTTCCCTTCTCCCATCATCGGTCAGGTGGGGGAGGATCGGTACCTGCCTCACAGAGTTGTTGAGAGAAGTAAATGAGATAAAGTGCCTGCAGCTGCAAGGTCCCCTAGGTAGCCAGACCCCTTTGAGGATGAACAGTTCCCGAGTCTCCCAGAGAGGTGAGGTAGGATGGGATAGTGTCTAATCACCCAGCTGTTCCAGGGATTCGGCCCTTCTGGAAAAGCATCGTTGAATGATAGGAAAAGGTATGAAAGTTGATCTTTATCCTCACAGTGGGTGTCCGGGCAGTAGTAGGAGGAAGTACCACGGGGAGACAGGCACTGGTCAGGCCTGAGCCACCCTCATTTGGGATGGGGGATAGGAAGCGGGTGAATTATCAGGAACCAGATAAAAAGCCAGCATCTCAGTAAATACTTGAATGAGTGAGAGAATTCAGAGCTCATGCCCCAAATAAAAACTCTGGCAGGCTTTGGCATTAATTTGGGAGTGTTGGACTGAAGCACCATTGGTTGATTCTCTGGTGTCTTATATGCTGTGTGTGCACACCTGCACCATTCTAGATGGTGTACGGAGATGTAAAGGAACCAGGAGATAATTCTCTGCTTCCATGAAAACTGGCTGAATCCTAGTATGTCACGGAATACTCGGCAGTTTTGTTACTACAACAGTAATGCAAGTAGGTGGCCTCCCACGATTCAGGTTAAATCGCTTTCCTCTGTTCTATTTCATGCAATACCTGTAGCTGCCACCAGATGGTGGTGGTGTACTGAAAAAGGCTGGTAGATGAATCCTGAGCCGCCTCTCTTTGGAAAAATAGGATTTAGTAAAATTGAAGATAGGCATGTCGCGTGACCCAGCAGTTACAATCATAGGGTTAGGTACATGCACGTCCAGACACATGCAAAAATGTCACCAGCAGTATTGTCTGTAACAGTCCTAAACTGGAAACAGTCAACAGTGGAATGAATTATCAATATTGTCGATATTCATACTGCTTAGCAAGGTAAATGAACAATCTACAGCTCCTTGCAATTATCTTAAAAACATAACGTTAAGCAAATGATGCTAGACACATAATAATATGTACagtgtgattccatttctataaagtccaaaaagaggcagaactgaaTTATAGtatttaggggtgtgtgtgtagtaaaattttttttattaaaaatttaaaaggtcctgctattaatttaaaattattttattgcattgTTACACGTCAGGAAGAGGGTCATCTCTGAGAAGGGGAGAGAATTGAATCAGGAAAGAACATGCAGAGGCTTCTGGACTGATGACAGTGTTTCAGTCTTTGACCTCAGTGCTGGTTACATGAGCACTTGCTTTCTCATTGTTAAACTCTACCTGTATGTGCCAGCCCTTTCTCTGTGTGTGGGTTGAAGATATGCCCTGTGCCAGCCTCCGAGGCTATAAACAGGTGCGTGCTTGGTCCatatctactgtgtgccagggaggGGTCTTACATTATTTAATTCTCTCTTCCTGTTTTACTGATAAAGAAACCTAGGCTTAGAGAGATGGAGTTGCTTGCTCTGCTCACCTGAGTCCCCTGGGGCATTCCTGGGATTCTAGCTAGATCTGCCCACCACAGAGCCCTCGCTCCATCCTCCGTACTCTCGGGTTCCCGTGTACCTCCTTCTCTCACTGATCATTTAGTGTTCTGGGGTCACACATCTTTCTGCTTAAAAAGAAATTCCTCAGCTATCCATTTGTTACAGGAAAGAGGTGAATTCAAGGTCCTCACCCCACTGCTCCCTTCCACACCAGCTGGGAAGGCTGGCTCCAGGCCCCTGTGCCCTCCCTCCCCAACTGGCAGAGACCAATCCCCCTTCCTCTCAGTTCTAGGCAGAAGcagggtgtgcgtgtgtgttttattaatttatgtgaATACATAATTGACTCACATGGTACAGAATTCAAAAGGGTAGGTAATAAACAGTAACTCGGTCTGTAGCCTTTTCTGGAGGCAACCATTGTTACTAGTTTCTTGTGTATTCTCCCAGAGATATTTTAGGGATTGATAAACAAATACgtatatatttgtttgtataCTATGTATACCTTTTTGCATATCCTACACATGTTGAAGTAtactgtatctatatatatatatttttttaacttagcacCATGTCTTGGCACATCTGCAGTGTCAGCCCATAAAGAGCTGCCTGATTCTTTGTAACTGCTGCATGATGTCCACTGCATGAAGGGACTAACATTTAGCCGGCCCCTGAGGATGGCCATttagggttgtttccattttgctgTCATGAGCAGTGTGACAGTGGGTACCCTTATTTGTATGTCATTTCTCACTTGTGGGAGTGTACCTGTAGgataaaattttagaactgaaatacAGGTCAGAAGTGCGAAaaaccatgattttttaaaatttaatttggtttttttaacTTATACAAAACATATCTGTTTAAGTCAAAACTGTATTACGAGTATGGTCTCACTACCATTCCTGTCCCTTCCACCCTGTTCCCCCCTCATATGAAACCAGCAAATGTGGgcgtatacatatatgtatattcgtCTCTCACCTTCTTACGTATAATAGTAGCTTTCTCTATATGCTGTTCTGTCCCTTGAATGTCTGTCCTGAAATTTCAGAGAGAACCATCTTCAAGATACTGAAGTAAAACCCAAGAACAGATAGCCCCCAGTGAGGATTTTGACCTGGGATTGACCACGGCCAGCCCAGTACCCTGGGGCGGGCGGGTCGTCGGGCGGGTCCTCAGCTGTAACGGTCTTGAGCCACTGTCTCCAAGGACTTGCCCAGCCCTCTCAGGCACCAGGTGCTGGCTAAGCACTTGGcagcatgacctcatttaatccccagGACAATACTTAGACCCTCCTGTCCCTTCCAGCACCATTGCCCTCCTTGCTTTGTGACCTGAGATCCCCTACCTGCCCTCTCTGAGCCGCCAGCTTTCTCATCCCAGACTGCACTAGGGTTTTCTCTTTTGTCTCTCCCGGGGGTTCCTGTGGCTCCCCACACCTAGAAGGGCCCTGcctttgcctctttttctctttatcttgcCAGGTTTGTCCAAAATATGTTCATCCGCCAGTCAGAACTTGTTCTCCTTTTTGTCTGGTAACCAGTTTTTAGATTGCAGCAGGATCGGCATACAGTGAAATGCACGTAGCTTAAGTGCCAGtctgatgaatttttaaattcattaagcTGTATGTACATCAATATAACCAGCACTTAagtcaagatacagaatgttTTCATCTCCCCAGAAAGGTCCCTCGTACCCTCTGCCAGTTAGTGTCTTCCACCCTGAGGTAACCATTATTCTAACCTCTATCCCCATGGATCAGTTTCGCCTGTTCTTGACCTTCATGTAAGAGGAATCCTACAGGATATagtatctggtttctttcactcagcataatgtttctgagattcatccaaatTGTTACAGTATCAGTAGTTCACGTCTTTATATGAATAGGCCGCAATTTGTTCATTCACCCGCTGATGGAGATTTGAGCTGTTTCTGGTTTGGAAcctttatgaataaagctgttatgataATTTTTGTACAAGTTTTCTTGTATACATAGGTACTCATTTCTCTCGGGTAGGTTCCTTGTATACATATGTGCTCATTTTTCTCAGACAGATTTgggtaggagtggaattgctgagtcgtAGGGTAGATGGATGTTTAACTGTGTTAGAAGCTGCCAACTAGCTTTCCACCGTCATCACGATGTGTTACACTCCTCACCGCCAGCATATCAGAGTTCCGGTGCTGCTCCCTCCCTGCCAACACTTAGTATCatcagtctttttttgttttagccattatgataggtgtgtagtggcctcttattgtgttttttttttttttttttttttttgcggtacgcgggcctctcgctgttgtggcctctcccattgtggagcacaggctccggatgtgcagccccagcagccatggctcacgggcccagctgctccgcggcacgtgggatcctcccagaccggggcatgaacccacgtcccctgcatcggcaggcggactcccaaccactgcgccaccagggaagccctcttattgtggttttaattctcatttctctgataaggaatgttgagcacattttcatatattgacCCTTTTGTGCAGAGTTTATCGAAGTCTTTTGCTCACtgtttttattgtgttgttcatcttttatTGATAGGaatgctttatatattctggatatgagtccTCTGTCAGAAtctatgaatattttcttcttttgcttttttactttttctttttttcttctttggtatgAAGAAAAGAAGTGAAGGTGGTGAGGGGAGGGCCTCTTGGGGAGAGGGACTGATTAGGGTGGTCATAGAAGGCTCTTAGAAGAGGTGacgtcttttatttatttatttttggctgcattgggtcttcgttgctgcgcgtgggctttctctagttgtggcgagcgggggctactcttcgttgcagtgcgcgggcttctcatcgcagtggcttctcttgttgcggagcacgggctctaggcgcgcgggctcagcagttgtgccaCAGCATTTCTACTTGCCCCTGCTCCTGGCTGAGCCTGGCATCTGCCCGTGGTAGGATTAGTTGTCCTTGTGGTTTCTGAAGGGACACCCTTTCCCACGGGAGTAGCAAAGGGCTCCCTATCTTCTGGGACTTTGGTCAAGTTACTCAACAGCCTCAGGTTCTTTCCCTTAAATGGGGGTGGTGGTAACTCTTCGTGGGGTTCAGTCATGTTCCCAGCATGTGTCCAGCGAGAATCCTCAGTTGCAGGCTCCGGAAATACAGAGGTAAATTACTACCCTGTGGTGCCCAGTGATGGGGGGACAGACAGCAAGTAAAGAAGGTAGTCGGCAGGATGACCCCAGGCTGTGCTAAGGGCTCCACTGGGGTGAATGGGTGCTGAGGTGGACACTGGGAGGGACCTCTCCATCAGTGCCTCAGTCCGTCTCCTGCTGCCCATCTTCCTCGGTTCAGGAGCACCACTCGGCCTCTTCCGTCCCTCAGCACTGCAGATGTCCAAGGTGCACAGGGTCCCAGGGAGCCAGTCCATCCAGCCTCCCGACCCTCTGCAGTGCAGCCCTTTTCCCTGCtcactgctttaaaatccttccaGCAAACATTTGCGGAGCGCCCCCTGTGCCAGAAACCCAGGAAGTCTTGGGAATAAGACAGcctaggtctttttttttaattaattaattaattaggcttgCGGCACGGGGGCTCTTCGTTTTCGcgtgcgggctcttagttgcagcatgtgggatctagttccctgaccaggcatcaaactcaggccccctgcattgggaacgtggagtcttaaccactggaccaccagggaaatcccaagacAGCCTAGGTGTTGACCTCATGGCACAGTAGCTTCTAGCGGGGCTCAGCAGTCAGTGAGCAAGAAAATTCCACGAAGGTTTCTCAGAGTTCTAAGCATATGAAGACAGTGAGACAGGTGATGAGGGACGTGCCTGGCAGGCAGCGGCTAATGGGGTACTCCAGGGAAACCACACTGGCCACGGAGCAGTGACGTGCTGGTTACTAGCAAGAGGGTGGCACCATGCAAAGATCCCAGAAGGATCTTTGCAGTGGGAAGTCCTTGGAGGCTGAATGGGTAAAAtgtttccctacccaggtactgcTAGGGAAGGGGTGGCTGTACCTACCTAGAGTAGGCGGAGATCTTTGCCAGGCCTGCGCCACTTCCCTGCACCTGTCCCCTCTTGCTGGGAAAGAGGTCCTAGTTGGGTTTTGCCGGGCGTGTGGGGAGGTCCCCCCTTTGCTTGTTTCTAGAGGTGCTGGGGAAGTGGGTGGGCTGTAACTCACTCCTGATTGGACACTCAGTACTGGTCGGCCATGTTATGCAAATGAGCTAGAAGTTCGTTCTCTACTTGGAG is a window encoding:
- the ARMC7 gene encoding armadillo repeat-containing protein 7 isoform X2, whose protein sequence is MAQKPKVDPHVGRLGYLQALVTEFQATESQDAKEQVLANLANFAYDPSNYQYLRQLQVLDLFLDSLSEENETLVEFAIEDQGLGA
- the ARMC7 gene encoding armadillo repeat-containing protein 7 isoform X3, which codes for MAQKPKVDPHVGRLGYLQALVTEFQATESQDAKEQVLANLANFAYDPSNYQYLRQLQVLDLFLDSLSEENETLVEFAIGS